The following proteins are encoded in a genomic region of Cercospora beticola chromosome 8, complete sequence:
- a CDS encoding uncharacterized protein (antiSMASH:Cluster_3), which produces MADPLSVSAAVVSLVVPTLHGARLLLDDLEKITNAPETVAQLTGEAKSISKYLSLLKGIGAPVWSSLGMNIGDQSKATIQSCEEACSTIRSDILRWTKRPASGKLSWIDRVKVGFFRDQQLQAYFDRLRTHRLSLQSVVGVATLYSSIRNSQTNNEIRDLVTAASDRTQTEVAVVQRKLEEVQLRSTPESTTSNEDATEYDRDAIATSLEDLLEALKLSQPLLRELLSRSDPAEVERNAQKSGTTTTITFGTNDRGMQVGVSHGQIQFRSGS; this is translated from the exons ATGGCAGACCCTCTGAGTGTTTCAGCCGCGGTCGTCAGCCTGGTGGTCCCCACCTTACATGGTGCACGACTTCTTCTGGACGATCTTGAGAAGATCACAAATGCGCCGGAAACTGTTGCACAGTTGACAGGGGAAGCTAAATCGATCAGCAAATACCTCAGCTTGCTCAAAGGCATCGGAGCACCAGTGTGGTCATCCCTAGGAATGAACATTGGCGATCAATCAAAGGCGACCATCCAAAGTTGTGAGGAGGCTTGCAGCACAATTCGTAGTGACATCCTACGTTGGACCAAGCGGCCTGCAAGTGGCAAACTTTCCTGGATTGACCGAGTGAAAGTTGGATTCTTTCGCGATCAGCAGCTCCAAGCATATTTCGACAGGCTCCGAACTCATAGACTCAGTCTGCAATCGGTCGTTGGCGTTGCTACCTT ATACTCCTCAATTCGCAATTCCCAAACGAACAACGAAATCAGAGACCTCGTAACAGCCGCTAGCGACCGCACTCAAACAGAAGTCGCAGTAGTCCAGCGCAAACTGGAAGAAGTACAACTCCGTTCAACACCCGAATCCACTACCAGTAACGAGGACGCCACCGAGTACGACCGGGATGCAATTGCAACAAGTTTAGAAGATCTCCTGGAAGCACTCAAATTATCACAACCACTCTTACGGGAGCTGCTCTCACGATCAGACCCTGCTGAAGTTGAACGAAATGCCCAAAAGAGCGGCACTACGACCACCATCACGTTCGGTACGAACGACAGAGGCATGCAAGTTGGCGTCAGTCATGGCCAGATTCAGTTTAGAAGCGGCAGTTGA
- a CDS encoding uncharacterized protein (antiSMASH:Cluster_3), whose translation MLRPHRVMFRALLLAVDVASLDQYTTMTSVEASFAFGDANSGLQVGQSFASISAEFHLPPERAETPPLPCSTVPLLRDPNYVSRLALLNDVDSRASVPRARVAVVGLGGTGKTQLAVEYADSVHTRSPSTWIIWISAHNAARVQQSVKDVADRLKIRGRNDSKEDLLELLKRWLGDKSKGKWLAILDNFDDVDVFASSHNDTVDRRRLSDYFPVCDHGSVVITTRSKTVAHQLVYEQSIIVVEPMDAQHASVLLEKKLGSHGRDGYDRLAAALDYLPLAMSQASAYIRERGERSSLQHYLHQIEKNHQSRIKLLPRGEKLPNCDWEAIKSVITTWQISFEYISQ comes from the exons ATGCTGCGTCCACACCGTGTCATGTTCCGCGCTCTGCTTCTGGCAGTGGATGTGGCATCTCTGGACCAGTACACGACCATGACATCTGTAGAAGCGTCTTTTGCTTTCGGTGATGCGAACAGTGGGCTCCAGGTGGGCCAGAGCTTCGCTTCAATCTCGGCCGAGTTTCACCTTCCCCCTG AACGAGCAGAAACTCCGCCGCTCCCATGCTCCACTGTCCCTCTCCTCCGCGATCCGAATTATGTATCACGATTGGCACTCCTGAATGATGTCGACTCAAGGGCCTCAGTACCAAGAGCACGAGTAGCAGTGGTCGGACTTGGAGGAACAGG AAAGACGCAGCTTGCAGTCGAGTACGCGGACTCAGTACATACGCGATCGCCGTCCACATGGATAATATGGATATCTGCCCACAACGCGGCGCGCGTGCAGCAGAGTGTGAAAGATGTTGCAGACCGACTAAAGATTCGCGGGCGAAATGACTCGAAAGAAGATTTGCTAGAACTGCTCAAACGATGGCTCGGGGATAAGAGCAAAGGAAAGTGGCTTGCAATACTGGACAATTTCGACGATGTTGACGTTTTCGCATCTTCTCACAATGACACAGTGGACCGACGCCGGTTGAGTGACTACTTTCCGGTGTGCGATCATGGCTCAGTGGTGATCACAACAAGATCAAAGACAGTTGCGCATCAGCTGGTCTACGAGCAGTCCATCATTGTTGTAGAACCAATGGATGCTCAGCACGCGAGTGTGCTCCTAGAAAAGAAATTGGGATCGCACGGGCGAGATGGGTACGACCGACTGGCCGCTGCTTTGGACTACTTGCCCCTAGCCATGTCGCAGGCGTCAGCATACATCCGCGAGAGAGGAGAACGCAGCTCGCTCCAGCATTATCTGCATCAGATCGAGAAGAACCATCAATCACGGATAAAACTCCTGCCACGCGGCGAAAAGCTGCCGAATTGCGACTGGGAGGCGATCAAATCGGTCATCACGACTTGGCAGATCTCGTTCGAATACATATCTCAATAG